The Comamonas sp. lk genome contains the following window.
ACCCGACAGATACCGCCAATGTAGGCAAGATTTGCCAAGAGCTGGGCGTGGCCAAGAGCGCGACCGAGCTGGTGACAGACGATATCGGGTTTGTGGTTCTCTGATGGCGACGCGAAAGCCCATCGTCCGAGTCAATGGCAGAAATCAGCAGCTACCTGCTGGGGACGTGCTGGCAGGTGTGATGCAGCGACTGCCGGTGTTTCAGACGGATGTGGCAGCTGTATTGATTGACCTGAGTGCCAAAGCGAGCGGGAGCGCGCTTCCCGTGTACCAGTCTTCAGGTGAAATTGTTGAGGTTCCTTTGTAATGACAGTCCGCCGCCCACTCGTTCTTCGCGCAGATACCGCCACTCCGAGGCTGCAAGAGATGCCCGCCGGCGATACCTTGCCAGCGGACACGTTGGGCAATGCACTGCAGGTGCTGCTGCAAGGGTTGGTCACCAGCAATAACGCCGGCATTACGCCAGCCGATACGGTGCTGCAGGCGCTTGGAAAGTTGCAAGCTCAGGCCAACGCAAAGGTGGACAAAGATGGCCCCAAGGTGCTGAGTGATAACAACTTCACAAACTCAGAGCGCGTGAAGCTGGCCAACATCGCGGACGGAGCAAGCAACGACAGAAGTAAGCACACAGGAGCGCAAGCCATTGCAACTGTGGAGGGGCTGGAGGGCCGACTAGACGCTGCTTTGCGGGTCAAGATCATCACTGATGCGACCTCAACCAAGGATTACTTGCAAAAGATTGTTGCCCTTGGTCCCGGATATTATCGCCACTACGTTTCGATAGTAGAGCTTCCAAATATCCCGCCAGAAAGCGCTGGATTCCTTTCTGTAACTGGTGATACCTTCTCGTTATTGATTTCAAGTTATAGCACTGCCGATTTGACCGTTATTTCAGGAACGCTGAATGACATTGCCTCCGGTACTTGGAGAGTAAATGTTATTGGTAAATCGGAGCGTGGAAGCAATGCTAATGGTGAGTATGTGAAGCTTCCTGATGGAACAATGATCTGTACACATACCCTCTCAGGGATTGCCGCAGCTAACGCTACTCCTGTAGCAAGTCTCTTTCGTTCAAACTCGCAAAATTGGACATTCCCGGCTGCATTTGCGGCGATACCTTCAGTCAGCCACAGCGAGTCAACGGGCATTGGATTGGCATGGACCGCCTTGGGGTCCGTAGGAATCACCAAAACTGCTACTTCAATTTCTTTGTATTCCTTTAGTCAGGGCGTCGCTACCGTTTGTATTACGGCAATCGGAAGGTGGAAGTGATGATTATCAATTTAAGCCCTGTGCGCAGCGATAACCACCTGGCTGTCGCAGTAAATGGAAATGCTCTTTTGATTAATGAAGAGTTGTTTGATTTTTCACAGCTGCAGGATGGTGAAACCCTGCCGCGTGCTGCCATTGATTCCCCCTGGTTTTCCGGTGATGTGAAGCGCGAGGGCGGCGTGCTGCATGTGACTTTGGTGCTTCCCCATGGTCCAGAGGCCGACGAAGCCGCGCGTTTTCCCGTTCCCATAACCGTCACGCAAGACGGGCCGGTGGATCTGCCACCGAGCGGGCATGTCGTGCCTGCTCTCCCATCGCTGCCGCAACTGCCCGTAGAGGAACCCCATGAGCAATATTGATTGGACGCAGCGCAAGGCCGCGCCCACGGCAGCCGAGCAGCTGCAGGCCGCCAAGGATGCGATGAAGGCCCAGGCCACGGCGCGGCGCTGGGAGTGTGAAACCGGCGGCATCATGCTCAACGGCATGCGAGTGCTCACAGGCATTGAGGACCAGAATCGCATCACCACGGTGGTGGCCAATGCGCGGCGCTCAGGGTTGGAGATGGTGGATTTCAAAGCGGCCGGCGCCTGGGTGACGATTTCAGTGGTTAAGGTGGAGGCCATCGCTTGCGCCATCGCATTGCATGTGCAGGCGTCGTTCACCGTAGAGCGTGCCCACCACGAGGCAGTTGATGCGTTGCTGGATCTGGCGGCCGTGCAAGCCTATGACGTGACCGCTGGCTGGCCGATGTGACACCCCTCTAGGGTTCGACCAAAGAGCCCGACCCCGGAAAACTTCGGGGTATGAAAAAAGCTCTCGCATCAATGCTGGCGCTGCTGGGCATCCACCAGCATCTGAGTGCCGAGCAAAAACAGGACATTGCCAGCGCGGCATATCACGCCACGCCTGGGGCGGTTACCGCCGGCGGATTCCGGCTCGCGGGTCTGCCGCTCAGTGACTGGCTGGTGCTGGCCTCCATCGCTTTTGTGGCATTGCAAGCTTCTTACCTGATCTGGAAGTGGCGCCGCGACTACTTGCGCGCTCAGAACCGCCAGCAACTGCGTGAACGCGCCCAGCAAAGGGGGCGTCCATGAGTGGCAAAGTCCCCCGTTTCCTCGCCGGCCGCCTAGCCGCGCTGGTCTTGACGCTTGGCGCCGGCGGTGGTGCCTACCTGGCTGCTGACCAGGCCGCCATCGAGCAAGGTCTGGCCGACCGGTACGTGCAGGCCGTGGCCGCCGACCCCGGCACCAGCCAGGGCGTGAAAGTGGCCATGGTGCTGGGCCACTTCTATGAATCCAGCGGCAAGCACATTGGCACACCCTACATCGACAAGCTGGGCAAGGGCGCGCCCCTGACGGTGTGCAACGGCATTACTGGCACCGGCGTGATCGCTGGCAAGTGGTACAGCCCGGGCGAGTGCTATCAGCTGGAAAAGGGACGGTATCTGCAATCAGAGCGCGAAGCCCAGCGCCTGCTTGCGTACTGGGCCAGCTACGACGCATTTGCCCAGGGCACGTTCATCGACTTCCTGCACAACAAGGGCGCAGCCAACTTTTCGACCAGCACGATGCGCCGCAAGGCCAATGCCGGGGATCTGCAGGGCGCTTGCCGCGAGAACCCGCGCTGGAACAAAGGAACGGTCAAGGGCGTATCGACCGTGCTGCCGGGCCTGCAGCTGCGCGGCGATTCCAACGACGAGATTTGCCGCGAATGGCGCATGGGAGCCCTATGAATCCGCTTGCCTTTTATATGCTCTACGACCCGTGGTTTTGGTGGACGCTCACATGGGGCGACTGACTGCTTACAGCGGCCTGCTGGCTGCCGCCATGGGCGCGGCCCTGGCCTGGTACTTCCAGGCAGCTCGCCTGGGCGCCGACCTGGCCGACGAGCGACTGCAGGCCAGCCAGTACCGCGAGCAGATCGCAGATGAGCGCACCGCCGCCGGCCGCCGTCTGCTGGCTGTGGAACGCACGGTCAACGACAAGTACCAAGGAGCCCTGAACGATGCCATTTCCAAGCAAGCCACTTTGCAGGCTGCTGCTGATCGCGCTCGCCGTGAGCGTGACGGCCTGCGCAAGCAACTGTCCGAAGCCGAGCAGCGATTTGCTGACGCTTCCCCCGCCGCCCTCATCGAGTACGCCTCAACCCTCAATCGCGTATTCGGACAGTGCAGCCAGCGATATGCAGAGCTGGCAATCCGAGCTGATGGCCACGCAGTTGATGCAGCAACCTGCCGCGCCGCGTGGCCAGTGATTCCCCAAACCAAGGAAAGCCAATGACACCCCGTTTGTATGAAGGCACCAAGCGCTTGCTTGCCATGCCAATGACTCGCGGCGCTTACAACCAGTACAGAGGCTGGGAAACGCCCGAAGACGAGAACCCCAAGGACGAGGGGTACTTTGTCGAGTATCAGGACGGCGGCAAACCCAACTGCCCCCGCCATGTGGGCTACATCAGCTGGAGCCCGAAAGACGTTTTCGAGCGCAGCTACAAGGCGCTGCCCGTTTCCACTCTGCCTCCCCACCAGCAGCGGGTGCTGGATGAAAAGCAAGAGCTGGACATTCGTATCACCAAGCTGGACGAGTTCATTCAGCTCAATCCGATGTTCGGCAAGCTGCCCGATGCCGAGCGCGCCCGTATGAAGCGTCAACTGGACGTGCAGCGCGAGCTGTCCATCATCCTGAGCGAGCGCATCGTCAATTTCTAAGCCTTCCGGCCCGCCCCGGCCGGCTGCCGGATTTTGGAGAATCCCGTGAACCTATCCTTTACCACCCCCCCAAGGTGAGTGCGGCCATCTTCGCCGTGGTGCTGGCCGTCCTACTGTTCTGCGCCTACAAGGTGAACACTAACCCCAGCGGCAGCGCGCTGACCGGCTTCATTTTTGCTTGCACGGCCCTTGTCGTGATCGCCTTAAATACCAAAATCGACGTGGTGTTTCAGACGCTGCGCGATGAGCTTGAGCCCAGGACGGGCACCTCGTCAGGCTCAGTCAATGCCGTTGAGCCGTACCGCCAGCGAAGCCAGCGCGAAGATCTGGAGCAGTCGCTTGTGCATGCGCTGGCCCCTGGCTTGCTAAACCGCATGGATGGCAAGGGCGTTGGTGAATTCATCCGGGCGACGGCTGACGCCATCCTGAGTGATTGCCCAGCTGTTACAAAGGCGCTATGCACCTGCCGCCCTAACGAGGGCTGCTCCAATTGCCCATCCCGTGGCGATAAGCGTATCCAGGCTGCAATGGATGGAGCTCAGGAGTGTGCCGCTCGTGTGGCAAGAGTCTGGGAAGAAAACCTGAGAGTCACTCAAGGGTCGCGCGCTCAACGCGGTGACTCCAGCTTGGCCTAAAAATGAGCTGGAGAGCGGGCCACGCTCACAGGCCCAGGACCAAAATACACAAGCCCACCTTGGGCGGCTGTAACCAGCAGCCAGCCCAGGTGGGCTTCTTTTATGGTGTAGTCGCTGGCGCTGCCTGGCAGGATTCGCTCATTGGGAAAGCCATATCGCCCAGGTGTGCGCAACAAGGTGGGGTGGTTGTCAGTAGTCGAAGTCACAGCGCCACTCTTGCGCGTACCAAGCACCATCGACATTTTCCAGGCCGGAAAACTTCAGCGACGCGGCCCCCGCATCGGTCAGCTTGGGCTCATAGAGCTTTCGTCGCTTAGCTTGGGGTGAGTAGTTCCCGTCGAGGATGTGCAGCACGGGCACTGTGCGTTCATCGGACGAATTGGGGCGCTCATGGTTCAGCCAAATCTCGCCCGATACTTTGTTGGCGATTCCTATTGGCACCTTGAGGCGGCCGAGCTCACGTAGGATCAAGATTTTTACTCTCATATCTGTATATTTATACAGTGTCAAAAAATCCTGACTTGTTAGCATGTGCTCATGTGCAACCGCTACAAAACACCCACCGAGATTGAGATAGAGCGCCACTTTCGCATTGGCCGGGAGTCTCCTGGTTGGTGGAGGGATGAGCGAACGGAAGTCTTTCCACGCGCACCCGGTCCATTTCTGCGGCGTGCGGTCGATGACCCCGGATATAGCATTGAGGGCGTGGCGGGGCAGTGGGGATTGATCCCCTGGTTTGCGAAAGAGCGCGCGCTGAAGTACAGCACCAACAATGCGCGTTCTGAAGAGCTGACCAGCAAGGCGAGCTTCAAGGATCCGTGGAAGAGGGGACAGCGCTGCATCATCCCGGCCTGGACCTTTGATGAGCCCAATTGGGAGACGGGTAAAAACGTGTGGTGGAAATTTCGCCGGGCCGATGGCGCGCCGTGGGCGCTGGCCGGGCTCTGGAATCGCTGGAAGGAGCCCGGGATGGGTGAGCTCGTGGAGAGCTACACCATGCTGACCATCAATGCCGACTCACATCCCCTGATGAGTCGCATGCACAAGCCTGATCCCAAGCTGCCGCCGGACCAGCAGGACAAGCGCAGCGTAATTTCTATAGAGAGGCATGAAGTTGATCTGTGGCTTACAGGGACTGTCAATCAGGCGCAGCAGTTGCTCAAAATGCCGCCTCTTTCCGCGATTTTGGCACTCCGCTAGCGGGTACATTGGCTTCCAAATTGAACCCGGAAAAACATCGAAAATATATCAATTGATATGCCGCTGATGAAAATTATATCGTTCGCTATAATAGGAGGGGAGTGTGAGTAGTGTTGAAGAAGTTGATGCGTTTTTGGCAGAGACCAATCGCAGAATTGATGCCCGAGATTGGGTGTTCGTAGAACGTGATGCGAATCTGAAAGCTCTAGAACAGTTCGGTCTTACAAAGAGTGCCGCTGTTCAAGGGTTGAAGTTCTTGTGCGCCACAGACTTCTGTGAGGGGCCGGTGCCAGACAGGGACAAGCCCGGACAGAGTTGTTGGGTGTTTGGTCAGATGGTTGAGGGTGTGATGTGCTACGTGAAGCTAATTCATGAAGCTCAACCGCATTGGGCCCCGCGCCTCAAAATTCTCTCGTTCCATCAAGCTACTTGGGAACTGGACTTCCCTCATCGGGAAGCACCCGCAGCAGGAGACTGAAAATGAACCAAAAAATTGAGCAAACACTCGAGGCCCCTTGCCCAATGTGCGGGGAGCGGGGTCAGTTAGAGTTCGCGAGCTCGCCTGAGACACTGAAGGTCAAAGGTGAGACATTTAATGTCACTCGCAAGCGTTTTATTTGCCACAACTGCGAAGAGATATTTTCGACCCCGGACTTGCCTGATCATTTAGACGAGGCATACCGTATGTACCGTCAAAAGTTCAATTTGCTTTTCCCTGAGGCGATTCTTCAGTGGCGGGAAAGTAAGGGGATGCGCCAGGCAGACGTGGCCTGCTTATTGGGCTGGAGTCCTGCGACCGTGAGTCGTTACGAGAACGGCGCGCTCCAAGACCCTGCCCACGACAAGGCGCTTCGTATGGCTATGCAACCAAGTGGCTTGAAGGCGCTTGTGGAAAACGCTGCAGGGTTGCGGCCGGACCTGCGCGAGGCGATTCTCAAAGAAGAGGACGTTCTGGCCGGCGGTGTGGAGAAGCTTGTCGAAGTCGTGAGCCATCGTGTATTGCATGACTCTTTTGCGGGCACGAGATGGAAGAAACTCTGCGCTGCTGTGTTGTTCTTCACTAGAGAGTCGTCAGTTAGCCGAACTAAGTTGAACAAGCTGCTTTTCTACACGGACTTTCTGCATTTCAAGATGCATAGTGTGTCGGTTACCGGAGTTAACTACTATCGCCTGCAGTATGGTCCAGTTCCTGAGCGCTATGAACTCCTATTCGCGACGATGCGTGAGCAAGGTTTAATTGACATTCAAACAGAACTCAACGGTGAGTACGTTGCTTACTGGCACAGGGCAACTAAAAGCGTCGACGTTGCTGACCTTTCTGATACTGAGTGGCAGGTTGTTGCCAAGGTTCAGGCTGACTTGGGCAAGCTTTCAGCTGCGGATGTATCCGAGCTCTCACACAAGGAGCTGGCGTGGACGGCGACTCCTTCCGGCCAACTAATTCCTTGGGGGACGGCGAGGGAGCTTTCGTTGAGCCTGTGATGCGCAAACTCACATCTTGATCTGTTCATATTGCCAAGGTGCGCCGCACCGAGCGGTCAGAGTGTCGCTATCTAAGATGCCGACTACGAGGCAGAGGAGGGTGGCAGCGAGCATGCGTAAATGGATGGAATTCGAGCGGTAATCAGGTTGTTTGCTGAGTGGTTCAAATGGTTTCAATTAGATACATATATCACTCGGTCGCATGCATTTGACGCTCGTATTTCAGCAATAAAACCACGGACGCGATGCTAACGGAAGTACTAGCGGTGTCCTGTCGTGTGGTGTGTGGGGTGCAAAATCGCACCGATTTCGCACCGATGCTCCAGTAACCGCATGGAATAAGGCGCGGACGCGGGTTCAATTCCCGCCAGCACCACTATGACGTCCAAGGGCGTTCACTGAAGTCCAGTGAACGCCCTTTTTCTTTGGTAAATCAATGACTTGCCTTCCGTAATCGTCCGTCAAGGTTCATGGGCATCCGAGGTGAAGTGGGGGTGCAACTCGCCAAAATCCTATACTTTGGCTGAGTTGTACCCCCACATTCAGCCAAAACCCAGCAACCCATGCGTTGTACCCCCGCCCAGGGGCTGAGAGAGGGGATATTTCCCCCATCCTTGAAGGCTTACCCTATGCATGACCGATGCCCACTGCCGCATGCGATATGCCCACCTGATCGCAAGCAGGCGCGCTTCCGATGCTGGCGGGCTATACCTGCATGTGAGCCCCAGCGGCTCCAAGCGCTGGTTCAACAAGTACCGTACCGATGGAAAAGAAAAGCAGCTTGCTTTGGGCCGTTACCCTGCCGTGGGGCTGACGGTGGCCCGCAAAGCGCGTGATGTCGCCAAGCTTCAGCGTGCAGATGGCAGCGGCACGCAAGCTGGAAAAGCTCTGAATCGACCCGGGTTCAGCAACGTAGTCAAGCAGTTGGGTGGCTGAGAAAACAAAAGCCCGCTAGGTTCGCCTGCGGGCATTGTTGATTTTGCTATGAGCGAGTTGGTTGTGTACTGGATGCGTGAACATACTGTGAATTTATTCAGATGTGGTAGAATGCCCTTGTCGGGGATAGCGGCAGGCGCCTAGGAATGGTGGCCAGCCCCCCGACGCGAAATATCGCGAGGTGGAGCAGTCTGGTAGCTCGTCGGGCTCATAACCCGAAGGTCGTTGGTTCAAATCCAGCCCTCGCAACCAAAAGGAAAGCCTTGGTCGGAAACGACCAGGGCTTTTTCATTGTGCTGAGTGCCTAAATCGCTTTGGGTGCGGGAAATTTGCACTAAAATCTCAATTCTCTAGGGGAGTCGCCAAGCTGGTTAAGGCACCGGATTTTGATTCCGGCATGCGAAGGTTCGAATCCTTCTTCCCCTGCCAACACCACATTTCAAAGCCTCGATCGCTCACGCAGTCGAGGATTTTTGCCATCTGGCTGTCATATTTCGCAGGCAAGATGCAAAGCGCTGGGTCTGGTTGTAGCACTGAAAGATGGCTTAACCCCTGGCGCGAATTCCGAAGCCCTGGCCTAAACTGCCGGGGCTTTTTCGTTTGTCTCCTGTTAGCCGCAAGCTGACCACTGCCGTCCTGGTCCGTCTTGGTGGCTTTTTTGTTTCTGCCGCGACCGTGCACGCCCGACGATCACGCACATTGCCATTGGGGCGGATGACTCGGGACGGCACCTCATTGAAAGACCCATTTGCTCAAGATCGAGGTGATGCAGCGTCCGGGCGAGGCGGGCAATGCTTCTGTGCCCAGCAAGCCTTGTCGTTATCGCTGCTGCAACACGCTATCGCGTTCGCCGTCGGGGTTTTGCGATGAGCACCAATCCGAAGTCAGTGGGTGGAATCGATGGGGTCGAGGCACTGCCAAAGCGCGGGGCTATGACTGGGCAAAAAATTCGAGACTGGGTCATGCAGCGAGATTCCGGCTTGTGCCAACCATGCGCTAAGTCAGGCGCTGTGTCAGCGGGCCAAGAGGTCAATTACATTGACCCAAAGGCCCAAGTCAAGCGACCGGGCTGGACCGGCGAGCAAATGGATGCAAGAGAAAACCTTCAAGCAATCTGCAGGGCTTGTCACGCTGCCAAAGCGGCGCGGGAGACGCGAGGGCTGCTTGCCCACCTCTGTCCTGATCGCCTCAGCCAGGGACTCAACGCGGCGGGTCGTGCGTTTACCAAGCGGAGCATCCAGCTCGCAGAGTGCTTCGGAGTGGCGTCGCATTCTGTAAAAACCGTCTTTTGACACGAGTCTTCCAACATTTGAAGATCTCTTCGTCAGCTCTCGCTGGCGTGGTGAATGATCATGTTTTTAAACATCGGGTGCACGAAAACGTGGCGCCTGTTTCAAAGCGGGAGGGTATGTGAATTGGTTTGTCGGTGGAGAAATGGAACATCGACTTACATGTTCTTGTGCTGATAGGACTAGCGTGCGAGGCTCCACTCATTGAAGGAGTTGCTATGAAAGTGCTACTTTTAATTGCTGTAGTTGCTGGTGCTCTGGCTGGATGTGCGATGCCTGCGCGTGATTCAGGGCGCGCGCCAGATCAAGGTGCAAGTCAGACTATGGGCGCAATGGATAGGGATGGCGATCGCTGGATGTATGACGGTCAGGGCGGTATGCGCTCTTGGGCTGGCGGGGATGCCCCCTTCTTCGGTGCCCGCAACAGGTAGGCGCACATCTGCGCAATCGAGCGGCATACTGCTGCTACATACTACGGACCATCAAGGCTTTGCCTTGAGGCATTGAACAGTCTTTCATCCAGCCATTCTGCGTGCATGCCGGGACAAGCAAAGGCATCACGTAGAGTGGTGCGTGCGGGAATCGGGTCTAAGGCTCGTGGGTCTAGGTGTACTGAGCCAGAGCAACAGCAGCGATAAGGTGGCGATTGATTGCCACCGATCTTTCAAAATGAGCCTCGTGGGGGCACTTCGTGAAATTGGTAAATGAATCGACCAGATTTTTTTAGATAGCTGCCAGCCTCACGGAATTACGTCTCTCAAACTCTATTGGAGACAGACCATCAGCAGACGAATGTCTGCGAATGGGGTTGTAGAACATTTCGATGTAGCTGAAGACATCGCTGTGCGCCTCTTGCCTCGTAGGATAGGTTTTTCTGCGGATGCGCTCCCGCTTAAGCAACTGAAAAAAACTTTCAGCAACTGCGTTGTCGTGACAGTTTCCTCGCCTGCTCATACTCGATTGCAGGTTGTGGCTAGCAAGGAAGCGCTGCCATTCATGGCTTGTAAATTGGCAGCCTTGGTCAGAGTGCACGGTCACGGTATTGCATGGTCTTCTACGCCAGAGCGCCATATGCAATGCATCCAAGGGCAGCTGGGTATCAATGCGGCTACCTGTTGCCCAGCCAACAACTTGGCGTGAGAACAGGTCAATTACCGTTGCCAGGTACAGCCACCCCTCATGAGTGCTGATATAGGTGATATCAGTCACCCAGACTTTGTTCGGAGCATGCACGGTGAACTGCTGCGATAGTAAGTTGGGAGCCACGACTGCTGGAGCACCTCCTCGCACACGAGGGCGTCGTCCGTAGCCTCGCTGAGCCTTTAATCCCTCACAGCGCAGCAGTCTTGCTACCCGGTGCCTGCTGCAGGTCTCGCCTAAGTCACGCATGTCCAATGTCAACTTGCGGTAGCCATATACGCCACCGCTTTCTAGCCATGCCTGCTTTAGAAGGCCCAATAGACGCTGGTCATCGGCCGCACGTTGACTGAGCGGCCGAACCCTCCAAGCGTAGTAACCACTGGGGTGCAATTGCAGCACCCGGCACATGCGCACAACGCTGTAAATCAACTGGTGCTTGGCAATGAAGGCGTACTTCAGTCGCACTGGCGAGCGAAGTACGCCGCCGCTTTTTTTAGGATGTCACGCTCCTCGGTGACCCTTTTGAGTTCTGCTTTGATACGGCGTAATTCTTCGCTTTGACTGACTTGCTCCTGCCGCTGAGCTGCGGGGATTTGCTGCAGTCGAATCCACTTATACAGACTATGCGTGCTCACGCCTAAACGGCGTGAGACGTCGGCTGCGCTGTGGCCGTGTTCCAAGATTTGCTTGACGGCCTCAATCCTGAATTCTTCTGGGTAGCGTTGTGCGTTCATATGGACTCCTATTTGAACGGAAATAGGAGGCTGTGAACTATCTACAAAAAGTTGGTCGATTCAAAACATGACGCGCGTCTTCATTGGCTGGCCGTCAATTCAGCCTGTGGCCCATGCTCTTCGCCACGAGGCAAAGCCCAGCCTACAGAGCGCTCCGGAGTGGCGTCGCATTCTGTAAAAACCGTCTTTTGTAGCGAATTTTTCTACAACTGCGGATGGCGCTGTCTGCTCTCGACGACGAGTTAAAGGATCAGGTTATTAACTATCGGGTCTTCGAAAAAACCAAGCCTGCTTTAAAGCGGGCGGATAGGCGAATTGGTGCGTCGGTGGCGGAATAGAACATCGATTTACACACTCCTTCCTCGGTAGGGCTAGCGTGCTTGACTCCACTCATTGAAGGAGTTGCCATGAAAGCGCTACTTTTAATTGCTGCGGTTGCTGGTGCACTGTCGGGGTGTGCGATGTCATCGCATGATCTCGGGCGCAATACAGATCGAAGTGTCAGCCAGACTATGGGAAA
Protein-coding sequences here:
- a CDS encoding DUF4376 domain-containing protein, which gives rise to MSNIDWTQRKAAPTAAEQLQAAKDAMKAQATARRWECETGGIMLNGMRVLTGIEDQNRITTVVANARRSGLEMVDFKAAGAWVTISVVKVEAIACAIALHVQASFTVERAHHEAVDALLDLAAVQAYDVTAGWPM
- a CDS encoding endolysin; its protein translation is MSGKVPRFLAGRLAALVLTLGAGGGAYLAADQAAIEQGLADRYVQAVAADPGTSQGVKVAMVLGHFYESSGKHIGTPYIDKLGKGAPLTVCNGITGTGVIAGKWYSPGECYQLEKGRYLQSEREAQRLLAYWASYDAFAQGTFIDFLHNKGAANFSTSTMRRKANAGDLQGACRENPRWNKGTVKGVSTVLPGLQLRGDSNDEICREWRMGAL
- a CDS encoding SOS response-associated peptidase family protein, translating into MCNRYKTPTEIEIERHFRIGRESPGWWRDERTEVFPRAPGPFLRRAVDDPGYSIEGVAGQWGLIPWFAKERALKYSTNNARSEELTSKASFKDPWKRGQRCIIPAWTFDEPNWETGKNVWWKFRRADGAPWALAGLWNRWKEPGMGELVESYTMLTINADSHPLMSRMHKPDPKLPPDQQDKRSVISIERHEVDLWLTGTVNQAQQLLKMPPLSAILALR
- a CDS encoding type II TA system antitoxin MqsA family protein, encoding MNQKIEQTLEAPCPMCGERGQLEFASSPETLKVKGETFNVTRKRFICHNCEEIFSTPDLPDHLDEAYRMYRQKFNLLFPEAILQWRESKGMRQADVACLLGWSPATVSRYENGALQDPAHDKALRMAMQPSGLKALVENAAGLRPDLREAILKEEDVLAGGVEKLVEVVSHRVLHDSFAGTRWKKLCAAVLFFTRESSVSRTKLNKLLFYTDFLHFKMHSVSVTGVNYYRLQYGPVPERYELLFATMREQGLIDIQTELNGEYVAYWHRATKSVDVADLSDTEWQVVAKVQADLGKLSAADVSELSHKELAWTATPSGQLIPWGTARELSLSL
- a CDS encoding Arm DNA-binding domain-containing protein, which codes for MTDAHCRMRYAHLIASRRASDAGGLYLHVSPSGSKRWFNKYRTDGKEKQLALGRYPAVGLTVARKARDVAKLQRADGSGTQAGKALNRPGFSNVVKQLGG
- a CDS encoding HNH endonuclease encodes the protein MQRDSGLCQPCAKSGAVSAGQEVNYIDPKAQVKRPGWTGEQMDARENLQAICRACHAAKAARETRGLLAHLCPDRLSQGLNAAGRAFTKRSIQLAECFGVASHSVKTVF
- a CDS encoding IS3 family transposase (programmed frameshift) produces the protein MNAQRYPEEFRIEAVKQILEHGHSAADVSRRLGVSTHSLYKWIRLQQIPAAQRQEQVSQSEELRRIKAELKRVTEERDILKKAGGVLRSPVRLKYAFIAKHQLIYSVVRMCRVLQLHPSGYYAWRVRPLSQRAADDQRLLGLLKQAWLESGGVYGYRKLTLDMRDLGETCSRHRVARLLRCEGLKAQRGYGRRPRVRGGAPAVVAPNLLSQQFTVHAPNKVWVTDITYISTHEGWLYLATVIDLFSRQVVGWATGSRIDTQLPLDALHMALWRRRPCNTVTVHSDQGCQFTSHEWQRFLASHNLQSSMSRRGNCHDNAVAESFFQLLKRERIRRKTYPTRQEAHSDVFSYIEMFYNPIRRHSSADGLSPIEFERRNSVRLAAI